The window AAATTCGCGTTGTGACCGACAGTATCGGGGTTGGTGATCTTCAGCGTGTCACCAGTTTGTGCGATCACGTAGTGAGGCTCAAAACGGCACTTGTCGTTGGCCAATTCGTGAGTGGCGTTCTTTGGAGCGACATCATCCAATTTGGTTCCGCCACGACCGGTGTAGACGTAGACCAAGACATTTTTGATGCCTTTCGTCTCCGAGTCGACCAACAATTTTTCGTTGGGAATATCGTGCTGGCCGCAGAACGCGATGTCTTTGTTCGGTTCAATCAGCTCCACTTTGGGAGCGTCTTTGGAGTCGTAAACGAAACGCATTTTCAACGTTCCGGTTTCGGCCATGGCCATCGATGCGGTCAGTGCACACGCAGCGGCGGTGCCAGCAATCAGAGGACGGATATTCAAAGGGGTTTCTCCTAGAAGAACGATTGTTCGGTGTAGGTGGGTGACGACGTGACGATGCGTTTCGCAAAGCCTATCTGCGGGTGTCGTCGTCAGAAAGGTGGGCATTCCATTGTATCAATCCGACAACGAAAGTCCAGGAATGGGGGGGCGAAACGCGAATGAATCATCAAGCAATCGACTTTGCCGCCGACGGATCTTGAAGTCCCTCACGCGGTCAGCCGACCCGGAAATCGAGCAGGTGAATGCACTCGTTATCTGAAACGAAATGAACTTGAAAGGAGTTCGTAGATTCTTTGCCAAACCGAAGCCGATTCGACCGCGATTTTCACTCGCCCAGAGGCACCCGCGACGCATGTCGCGGGTGCTGTGACGGAATTGTCGATTGCAATTTCAATGACATAGCTGGTTCCCGGCGTCCGTGTCGCTTGATCAGCTCGGTGATGGTCTCGTCGGGGAGCGTCGATTCGTGGGTCGAAGGTTTCTTCGGAAATCTGAACAACCCGGCCGCGAAAAACTTGATTGGGCGAGGAGTCGCGAATCATCAAGGCTTCGTCGCCAAGCGAAATTCGTTGCCGCTGAACAGAGCGAACCACTACCTCGCCTCGCCATCGGATGCAGGGGGGCGTTTGTTGGTCAGCAAATGGCGGTTCTCCGAGTTGCGGTGATCGAACTGGGCGGGCAAATTCTGTGTCCAGTGAAGCGATACTCAGCAATTCAGTCCCCGCTTCGAGCAGGCATCCACCGTTTTCTTTGGATGTGGGAAAACCGGACCAAGATGCTAGCCGAACCGCGGTGCGATCCATCGCCGGATTCAAGCCCGGCCCGATATCCAGTGGATTCGCATCGGCATCCAGCAAAGCGTCTGAAGCGGATTGCGGATTGCTTTGAGCGATTATCACGACGCCATCACACGGAGCGGTGATCGTTAGCGAGTCACGTCGCCGAATTGCTGCTGCCAATCGGTCTCGCATTTCGTCCAGCAACGCTTCCGCGGCGGGCAGCTGCGAACTGGCTTCTGGGACCAGCGTCTGCGACGCACGCAATCCTTCGAGTCTCATCGTTTGTTGACGGACGTCACCTTCGGCTTCGAGAACCTCCAACTCGATTTCTGGATTGGACAGTTCTGCCAAGACATCGCCGCGGCGGACCGTTTGCCCCGGATCAACATGGATTTGGCTCAGAATGCCGGGTGAAGTCAGGTGCACACGGGTTTCTTGCTCCGGCAAGATGCGAACGGTGCTGTAGACATGACGCGGCAACGGAACCGTTCCGGCAAAGACAACCATGGCGAGCAGGGTGCACCATGCGATGGCTCGTCGGGGGCGAATGTTTCGGCGGTTCATAGGATTGTTCCAAAACCGACGCAGCCACACCAACCCAGCCCACAGCATGGAGGCCGCTGCGACGAGGGCGATTGCTTGGCCAATGATTTCTAACCCGTAGGGTCTCAGCGAGATCCAGATAAAACCGATGATGGTCGCCATCAAGACCCATCGATACGCAAGCGAAGTGACCGCATAGGCAAGCAACCACGTCGAACGTTCCGCGGGTTCGTGGGGAGCTCCCGTTTCCACACCCAAGAAAACTCGCGATAAAAACTGCCCCCATCGCCGTTGGGCTCGTTGAGCCAAGTTGGGCATGTCGGTCAAATCCGACAACAGATAGTACCCGTCGTATCGCAACAGCGGATTGGCGTTGAAAACGATTGTGCTGACTCCGCAAACGATCATCACGTGGGAAGCAATCGTGTGGGTCAGGCCCGCCGGCGTTCGAAGCCAAACCCACGCCGCGATGGATGCGATGAGAACTTCCGTGGCAATGCCCGCCAAAGCAACCGCCGCTCGTTGCACACGACTGGGAATCATCCACGATCCGCTGGTGTCGCAGTACAACGCGGGTGTGAAAACGAGCAGCATTGGACCGATCGACCGACACTTGGCACCAAATCGCTCTGACACCACAGCGTGCCCCAATTCGTGCGCGACTTTTGTGATAGCAACCACGACGGCCAAGATCATTGCGTTCTGCAGTGTCAACCACTCGTGTGATGCGGGCAATTCCGCAAGATAACGCTGGCGGTGAACCAGCATCATCACGGCTGCGGAAAGGACCAACGCCAAATAAGCGAGCATGCCGAATGGAGCAAGCAACGGACGAACGATCGGCATCAGGATC of the Rhodopirellula baltica SH 1 genome contains:
- a CDS encoding methylamine utilization protein, with the translated sequence MNIRPLIAGTAAACALTASMAMAETGTLKMRFVYDSKDAPKVELIEPNKDIAFCGQHDIPNEKLLVDSETKGIKNVLVYVYTGRGGTKLDDVAPKNATHELANDKCRFEPHYVIAQTGDTLKITNPDTVGHNANLNFFANKAENLMIPAGANKEVALEKPEPAAIPVECNIHPWMRAYVVVLEHPYAAVSGEDGTLTIEGIPTGEVMFRVTHEAGKIDEVTIDGGKESWRRSRFELDIKPGMNDLGDVLVPADALSL
- a CDS encoding site-2 protease family protein; the protein is MNTGTDSSTRRPLGIHHKVGLKAVRVSHRHAGWAVVHDAISGQYHRLREDEYFLLTLLDGQCSLDDLRDEYQARYPNRRVRPNQINALLFRFHESGLTVSQSALQGEPLLQRADADRRQKRLAMASQWLFMRFPGVDPAPIMRILMPIVRPLLAPFGMLAYLALVLSAAVMMLVHRQRYLAELPASHEWLTLQNAMILAVVVAITKVAHELGHAVVSERFGAKCRSIGPMLLVFTPALYCDTSGSWMIPSRVQRAAVALAGIATEVLIASIAAWVWLRTPAGLTHTIASHVMIVCGVSTIVFNANPLLRYDGYYLLSDLTDMPNLAQRAQRRWGQFLSRVFLGVETGAPHEPAERSTWLLAYAVTSLAYRWVLMATIIGFIWISLRPYGLEIIGQAIALVAAASMLWAGLVWLRRFWNNPMNRRNIRPRRAIAWCTLLAMVVFAGTVPLPRHVYSTVRILPEQETRVHLTSPGILSQIHVDPGQTVRRGDVLAELSNPEIELEVLEAEGDVRQQTMRLEGLRASQTLVPEASSQLPAAEALLDEMRDRLAAAIRRRDSLTITAPCDGVVIIAQSNPQSASDALLDADANPLDIGPGLNPAMDRTAVRLASWSGFPTSKENGGCLLEAGTELLSIASLDTEFARPVRSPQLGEPPFADQQTPPCIRWRGEVVVRSVQRQRISLGDEALMIRDSSPNQVFRGRVVQISEETFDPRIDAPRRDHHRADQATRTPGTSYVIEIAIDNSVTAPATCVAGASGRVKIAVESASVWQRIYELLSSSFRFR